A region from the Candidatus Binatia bacterium genome encodes:
- a CDS encoding D-arabinono-1,4-lactone oxidase, translated as MSELWTNWSGRVRCTPARWLRPTDEAEIATAVVSAAEAQRGVRVAGSGHSFTPLVATDDVLLSLDAWQGIESIDGATQQATIRAGSRLSSLGEPLREAGLALANQGDVDVQALAGALATGTHGTGATLGNLSSRLVGLRLLTGTGELLVIDGTRDPDLLAAARVSLGALGVVTAARLQLVPAYRLHERIWKVGVEECLDHLDEHVRAHRHFEFFWYPHKDYAEMKALDPTDAPADPLEGRKGERIDWSYKIFPSVRELRFNEMEYSVPAEAGLACFRAVRARMRERHPDVVWPVEYRTVAADDGWLSPAYQRDSVAISLHQDASLPCDEFFADVEPIFREHGGRPHWGKLHNLTAAQLATLYPRWDDFRALRRRLDPYGVFLNGHLRELFGE; from the coding sequence GTGTCGGAGCTGTGGACGAATTGGTCGGGGCGCGTGCGCTGCACGCCTGCGAGGTGGCTGCGTCCGACGGACGAAGCGGAGATCGCCACCGCGGTCGTGAGCGCGGCGGAAGCGCAGCGCGGCGTGCGCGTCGCGGGCAGCGGACACTCGTTCACGCCGCTCGTCGCGACCGACGACGTGCTGCTGTCGCTCGACGCGTGGCAGGGCATCGAGTCGATCGACGGCGCGACGCAGCAGGCGACGATTCGCGCCGGCTCCAGGCTGTCGTCGCTCGGCGAGCCGCTGCGCGAGGCGGGGCTCGCGCTCGCGAACCAGGGCGACGTCGACGTGCAGGCGCTCGCCGGCGCGCTCGCGACGGGAACGCACGGCACCGGCGCGACGCTCGGCAACCTCTCGTCGCGCCTCGTCGGGCTGCGTCTGCTGACAGGCACGGGCGAGCTGCTCGTGATCGACGGCACGCGCGATCCCGACCTGCTCGCGGCGGCGCGCGTCTCGCTCGGCGCGCTCGGCGTGGTCACCGCGGCGCGGCTGCAGCTCGTTCCCGCCTACCGGCTGCACGAGCGCATCTGGAAGGTCGGCGTCGAGGAGTGCCTCGACCACCTCGACGAGCACGTCCGCGCGCACCGGCACTTCGAGTTCTTCTGGTACCCGCACAAGGACTACGCCGAGATGAAGGCGCTCGACCCGACCGACGCCCCGGCCGATCCGCTCGAGGGACGCAAGGGCGAGCGGATCGACTGGAGCTACAAGATCTTTCCGAGCGTCCGCGAGCTGCGCTTCAACGAGATGGAGTACTCCGTCCCGGCCGAGGCGGGTCTGGCGTGCTTCCGCGCGGTGCGGGCGCGGATGCGCGAGCGCCATCCCGACGTGGTGTGGCCGGTCGAGTACCGCACGGTCGCGGCCGACGACGGCTGGCTGAGCCCGGCCTACCAGCGCGACAGCGTCGCGATCTCGCTGCACCAGGACGCGTCGCTGCCGTGCGACGAGTTCTTCGCCGACGTCGAGCCGATCTTCCGCGAGCACGGCGGACGCCCGCACTGGGGCAAGCTGCACAACCTCACGGCGGCGCAGCTCGCGACGCTCTACCCGCGCTGGGACGACTTCCGCGCGCTGCGCCGACGCCTCGACCCGTACGGCGTCTTCCTGAACGGCCACCTGCGCGAGCTGTTCGGCGAGTAG
- a CDS encoding PAS domain-containing sensor histidine kinase → MLVAVVGGAGEVAAATAGAEARASSVAIAVTALLALSCVALIVLLALLVRQRRRLRIVARERDHVVALGAFHASLLEQVNNAIVASDLEHVITYWNPCAEALYQWRADEVLGRKSHEVGFLQIDDTLGRTITQRLKEAGSWAGEMTTLRRDGSPLPVYCTIALLRDASGRAVGHVAVLNDVSEKHAAEESLRRSERRYRELVETSHDLIWSVDADGRLSFVNRHAAHRMLGVAPEQIEGRHFTELIPPALVQGDVDAFQRARAGEPRFHFEIAYRRADGRPLHLDVSGVTVCDDQGRLVHSTGTVADVAERKLKEEERLRYTKQLQELARAAVLVTSELSSDAVLRIVAEHARAIIGARRAFAGAEIGRSETPLFAAAPASEEKTRAGMREFVVRGAPFAQPSARAGCLVSALTRRDGSAMGSVVVEDKIDGEFSASDQSILAQLASLASVAIVNAELFDEIQRASARLEERVAERTAELREANASLEAFTYTVSHDLRAPLNAMRGFADVLVEDFAQQLDPAGQRHLEMIVKAADRMEKLIADLLEFCRIGGNDLPREPLELNAVVRAAVLQVETVLRRQRARVTVTGPSLVVMGHQGSLVQAIANLLLNAVKFVAPDTIPRVRVELEAGSGVARVWVRDNGIGIAEEDRERIFDPFERLHARDVYPGSGLGLAIVRRALARMDGRVGVESTLGKGSSFWIELPLADGARVGGAERSAAPKRGPERADATDEGGSAHEVVAAVRAWAGR, encoded by the coding sequence TTGCTCGTCGCCGTCGTGGGCGGCGCCGGCGAGGTCGCTGCGGCGACCGCGGGCGCCGAGGCTCGCGCGAGCTCGGTCGCGATCGCCGTCACGGCGCTGCTCGCGCTGTCCTGCGTCGCGCTGATCGTGCTGCTCGCGCTGCTCGTCCGTCAGCGCCGCCGGCTGCGGATCGTCGCGCGCGAGCGCGACCACGTCGTGGCGCTCGGCGCGTTTCACGCTTCGCTCCTCGAGCAGGTCAACAACGCCATCGTCGCGAGCGACCTCGAGCACGTCATCACCTACTGGAACCCGTGCGCCGAGGCGCTCTACCAGTGGCGCGCCGACGAGGTGCTCGGGCGCAAGAGCCACGAGGTCGGCTTCCTGCAGATCGACGACACGCTCGGCCGCACGATCACGCAACGCCTGAAGGAGGCCGGAAGCTGGGCGGGCGAGATGACGACGCTGCGGCGCGACGGCAGCCCGCTGCCCGTGTACTGCACGATCGCGCTGCTGCGCGACGCGAGCGGACGCGCGGTCGGGCACGTCGCCGTGCTGAACGACGTCAGCGAGAAGCACGCGGCCGAGGAGAGCCTGCGCCGCAGCGAGCGTCGCTACCGCGAGCTGGTCGAGACCTCGCACGATCTCATCTGGTCGGTCGACGCGGACGGTCGGCTGTCGTTCGTCAATCGCCACGCGGCGCACCGCATGCTCGGCGTCGCGCCCGAGCAGATCGAGGGCCGCCACTTCACGGAGCTGATCCCGCCCGCGCTCGTGCAGGGCGACGTCGACGCCTTCCAGCGCGCGCGCGCCGGCGAGCCGCGCTTCCACTTCGAGATCGCGTACCGGCGCGCCGACGGACGTCCGCTCCACCTCGACGTGAGCGGCGTCACGGTCTGCGACGACCAAGGACGGCTCGTACACTCGACCGGCACCGTCGCCGACGTCGCCGAGCGCAAGCTCAAGGAAGAGGAGAGACTCCGCTACACGAAGCAGCTCCAGGAGCTCGCGCGCGCGGCGGTGCTCGTGACCTCGGAGCTGTCGAGCGACGCCGTGCTGCGCATCGTCGCCGAGCACGCGCGGGCGATCATCGGCGCGCGGCGCGCGTTCGCCGGTGCCGAGATCGGACGCTCCGAGACGCCGCTCTTCGCGGCCGCGCCGGCGTCGGAAGAGAAGACGCGCGCCGGCATGCGCGAGTTCGTCGTCCGCGGCGCGCCGTTCGCGCAGCCGTCCGCGCGCGCCGGCTGTCTCGTGAGCGCGCTCACGCGCCGCGACGGCAGCGCGATGGGCAGCGTCGTCGTCGAGGACAAGATCGACGGCGAGTTCAGCGCGAGCGACCAGTCGATCCTCGCGCAGCTCGCGAGCCTCGCCTCGGTCGCGATCGTCAATGCGGAGCTGTTCGACGAGATCCAGCGCGCCTCGGCGCGGCTCGAGGAGCGGGTCGCCGAGCGCACGGCCGAGCTGCGCGAGGCGAACGCGAGCCTCGAGGCGTTCACCTACACCGTGTCGCACGACCTGCGTGCGCCGCTGAACGCCATGCGCGGCTTCGCGGACGTCCTGGTCGAGGACTTCGCGCAGCAGCTCGACCCGGCGGGCCAGCGCCACCTCGAGATGATCGTCAAGGCGGCTGATCGCATGGAGAAGCTGATCGCCGACCTGCTCGAGTTCTGCCGCATCGGCGGCAACGACCTGCCGCGCGAGCCGCTCGAGCTGAACGCGGTGGTGCGCGCCGCTGTGCTGCAGGTCGAGACCGTGCTGCGCCGCCAGCGCGCGCGCGTCACGGTCACCGGGCCGTCGCTGGTCGTGATGGGACACCAGGGCAGCCTCGTCCAGGCGATCGCGAACCTGCTGCTCAACGCCGTCAAGTTCGTCGCGCCGGACACGATCCCGCGCGTCCGCGTCGAGCTCGAGGCGGGAAGCGGCGTCGCGCGGGTCTGGGTGCGCGACAACGGCATCGGCATCGCCGAGGAGGACCGCGAGCGCATCTTCGACCCGTTCGAGCGCCTGCACGCGCGCGACGTCTACCCCGGCAGCGGGCTCGGGCTCGCGATCGTGCGCCGCGCGCTCGCGCGCATGGACGGGCGCGTCGGCGTCGAGTCGACGCTCGGCAAGGGCAGCTCGTTCTGGATCGAGCTGCCGCTCGCGGACGGGGCGCGCGTGGGCGGGGCCGAGCGCTCAGCGGCGCCGAAGCGCGGACCCGAGCGCGCCGACGCGACGGACGAGGGCGGCTCGGCGCACGAGGTCGTAGCGGCGGTGCGCGCCTGGGCCGGCCGCTGA
- a CDS encoding crotonase/enoyl-CoA hydratase family protein yields MSDRVTVAIDGGVADVRMNRPEKLNALDQAMFEALVETGRSLARNRKVRAVVLSGEGRGFCAGLDFMSFMSMAGGSRPGPNLLEHHDGSPANFAQSAAYVWAELPVPVIAAVHGVAFGGGLQIALGADIRVVAPDARLSVMEIKWGLIPDMTGSQTLRHLVRLDVAKELTFTGRIVSGSEAVELGLATRTSATPRESALDMAREIATKSPDAIRAAKRLFQESWFGPPADGLRLEATLQRALIGSPNQIEAVQANLEKRDARFQDVE; encoded by the coding sequence ATGTCCGACAGGGTGACCGTGGCGATCGACGGCGGCGTGGCCGATGTGCGCATGAACCGTCCGGAGAAACTGAACGCACTCGACCAGGCGATGTTCGAGGCGCTCGTCGAGACCGGGCGATCCCTCGCGCGCAATCGCAAGGTGCGCGCGGTCGTCCTGTCGGGCGAGGGTCGCGGCTTCTGCGCCGGACTCGACTTCATGAGCTTCATGAGCATGGCGGGCGGCTCGCGCCCCGGTCCGAACCTGCTCGAGCACCACGACGGCTCGCCCGCGAACTTCGCCCAGTCCGCGGCGTACGTGTGGGCCGAGCTGCCGGTGCCGGTGATCGCCGCGGTGCACGGCGTCGCGTTCGGCGGCGGTCTGCAGATCGCGCTCGGCGCCGACATCCGCGTGGTCGCGCCGGACGCGCGCCTGTCGGTGATGGAGATCAAGTGGGGGCTCATCCCCGACATGACCGGCAGCCAGACGCTGCGGCATCTCGTGCGCCTCGACGTCGCGAAGGAGCTGACCTTCACCGGTCGCATCGTGAGCGGCAGCGAGGCGGTCGAGCTCGGGCTCGCGACGCGCACGTCCGCGACGCCGCGCGAGAGCGCGCTCGACATGGCGCGCGAGATCGCGACGAAGAGCCCGGACGCGATCCGCGCTGCGAAGCGGCTGTTCCAGGAGAGCTGGTTCGGGCCGCCGGCGGACGGTCTGCGGCTCGAGGCGACGCTGCAGCGCGCGCTCATTGGGTCGCCGAATCAGATCGAGGCGGTGCAGGCGAACCTGGAGAAGCGCGACGCGCGGTTTCAGGACGTCGAGTAG
- a CDS encoding S8 family peptidase, giving the protein MVAARTNRDGSEVFRLPEPLSTGALQTPLNAIRMQDEVLYADPVVPPSTLARAQSASAPSEERIEEIVVKLKDEQSQLDAANDRPLADATVRALSQIAGVELRYARPMSGGAHVLQLASALSLSEAQAIASRLHEDSAVEYADVVTRAVPLRVPNDPFYGLQWHYFEPVGGVNLPAAWDVTTGSPNVVVAVVDTGILPDHPDLAGRIVPGYDFIKDPQRANDGDGRDPDPRDPGDWSSPGQCGSSDPGEWSSWHGTHVAGTIGAASNNTLGVAGVNWTSKILPVRVLGRCGGTLVDVADGIRWAAGLAVAGAPTNQNPARVINLSLGSERPCGALYQSAIDDAVAAGAIVVVAAGNAATNVANHAPANCNGVITVVATNREGGRAYYSNFGQLAEVSAPGGDLRPRYDGPYGVLPYDAVLSTSNEGLGAAAAHDYNYKQGTSMAAPHVSGIVSLMLSVNPSLTPSQALALLQSTARPFPFGSTCSTSLCGAGIANAAAAVAAAKPVSPSLGVLENPPPGGAVSGIGLFSGWHCDAKDVRLVVDGTHVIEAAYGTSRNDTRTACGDTDNGFGALFNMAILGDGMHEVVAYADGLEFGRARFRVTTLGEPFVRNASATYTLQHFPALGARTRVRWQEANQNFVIIPAVQDAQPEGASIVASVAKKTDISTEPSATGAGVLEIPHHGSFQSGIGVMSGWHCDASEITIVVDGTTTIRPSYGTSRSDTRGICGDTDNGFGVLFNYANLGAGTHEAVVYADGVEFGRSTFTVTTFGSPFVTGLAGSYLLPDFPAPGTDVVITWQQSAQNFVITERRTRPGDTSSAAFLEQPIDLFE; this is encoded by the coding sequence GTGGTCGCCGCGCGCACGAACCGCGACGGATCGGAGGTCTTTCGACTCCCCGAGCCGCTCTCGACCGGAGCGCTTCAGACACCGCTGAACGCGATCCGCATGCAGGACGAGGTTCTCTACGCGGACCCGGTCGTCCCGCCGTCGACGCTCGCTCGCGCGCAAAGCGCGAGTGCGCCGAGCGAGGAGCGGATCGAGGAGATCGTCGTCAAGCTCAAGGATGAGCAGTCGCAGCTCGACGCCGCGAACGATCGCCCGCTAGCGGACGCCACGGTGCGTGCGCTGTCGCAGATCGCCGGCGTCGAGCTGCGCTACGCGCGACCGATGTCGGGCGGCGCGCACGTCCTGCAGCTCGCAAGCGCTCTGAGCCTTTCCGAGGCGCAAGCGATCGCGTCCCGCCTGCACGAGGACTCCGCCGTGGAGTACGCCGACGTCGTGACGCGCGCGGTGCCGCTGCGGGTTCCGAACGATCCGTTCTACGGACTGCAATGGCACTACTTCGAGCCCGTCGGCGGCGTGAACCTGCCGGCCGCGTGGGACGTGACGACGGGGTCTCCGAACGTCGTCGTGGCCGTCGTCGATACCGGGATCCTGCCGGATCACCCCGATCTCGCCGGGCGCATCGTGCCCGGCTACGACTTCATCAAGGATCCACAGCGGGCCAACGACGGGGACGGCAGGGACCCCGACCCGCGCGACCCCGGAGACTGGTCGTCCCCGGGCCAGTGCGGTTCCTCCGATCCTGGCGAATGGAGCTCGTGGCACGGCACCCACGTGGCGGGCACGATTGGCGCCGCGTCGAACAACACGCTCGGAGTCGCCGGGGTCAACTGGACGTCGAAGATCCTTCCGGTTCGCGTTCTCGGCCGCTGCGGCGGGACCCTGGTCGACGTCGCCGACGGCATCCGCTGGGCAGCGGGGCTTGCGGTCGCCGGAGCGCCGACCAATCAGAACCCGGCACGCGTGATCAACCTGAGCCTGGGCAGCGAGCGGCCATGCGGCGCGCTGTACCAGTCGGCGATCGACGACGCCGTGGCTGCCGGTGCAATCGTCGTCGTCGCGGCCGGTAATGCCGCGACCAACGTCGCGAACCACGCGCCAGCCAACTGCAATGGCGTCATCACCGTCGTCGCGACGAACCGCGAAGGAGGCCGTGCGTACTACAGCAACTTCGGCCAGCTGGCCGAGGTCTCGGCGCCCGGCGGGGATCTGAGACCTCGGTACGACGGTCCGTACGGCGTCTTGCCCTACGACGCCGTCTTGTCGACGTCGAACGAGGGCTTGGGCGCGGCGGCCGCCCACGATTACAACTACAAACAAGGCACCAGCATGGCGGCGCCGCACGTCTCGGGCATCGTCTCGCTGATGCTGTCGGTGAACCCCTCGCTGACTCCGTCCCAGGCGCTCGCCCTTCTGCAGAGCACGGCGCGACCCTTTCCCTTCGGCAGCACCTGCAGCACCTCGCTGTGCGGCGCCGGCATCGCGAACGCCGCAGCCGCCGTCGCCGCCGCAAAGCCGGTCTCGCCGTCGCTCGGCGTGCTGGAGAACCCACCCCCGGGCGGCGCCGTCAGCGGCATCGGCCTCTTCTCCGGCTGGCACTGCGACGCGAAGGACGTTCGGTTGGTGGTCGACGGTACGCACGTGATCGAGGCGGCGTACGGGACCTCGCGCAACGACACGCGCACCGCATGCGGCGACACCGACAACGGCTTCGGCGCGCTCTTCAACATGGCCATCCTGGGTGACGGGATGCACGAGGTCGTGGCGTACGCGGACGGCCTCGAGTTCGGCCGCGCGCGCTTCCGCGTGACGACCTTGGGCGAGCCGTTCGTCCGCAACGCTTCGGCCACGTACACGCTGCAGCACTTCCCCGCCTTGGGCGCGAGGACGCGCGTGCGCTGGCAGGAAGCCAACCAGAACTTCGTCATCATCCCTGCGGTGCAAGACGCGCAACCGGAGGGAGCTTCGATCGTCGCGTCAGTCGCGAAAAAGACCGACATCTCGACGGAGCCATCGGCCACGGGCGCTGGCGTCCTCGAGATCCCGCACCACGGATCCTTCCAGAGCGGAATCGGCGTGATGTCCGGCTGGCACTGCGACGCCTCCGAGATCACCATCGTGGTCGACGGCACGACCACGATTCGTCCCAGCTACGGCACGTCCCGAAGCGACACGCGCGGAATCTGCGGCGACACCGACAACGGCTTCGGCGTGCTGTTCAACTACGCCAACCTCGGCGCAGGAACCCACGAGGCGGTGGTGTACGCCGACGGCGTCGAGTTCGGCCGCTCGACCTTCACCGTCACGACCTTCGGCAGCCCCTTCGTGACCGGCCTTGCCGGGAGCTACCTGCTCCCCGACTTCCCGGCTCCCGGCACCGACGTCGTCATCACCTGGCAGCAGAGCGCGCAGAACTTCGTGATCACCGAGCGCCGCACGCGCCCCGGCGACACCTCCTCCGCCGCGTTCCTGGAGCAGCCAATCGACCTCTTCGAGTAG
- a CDS encoding Ig-like domain-containing protein — translation MAAALLLLAGCGGGSGGPAAPAAVVTGLLVVQDEVARRDARALGTPPESWSDEGGGARRRAALAHADWSIDGGPTGTTAGDGTFQIGGLAPGRHTLRITRSLGGDLVTATLPFSVGERGTASVLGEIAWGRARTTSWFTRGGREVEEIFAPHDVHVVLEGGRIVELGDGTRLWQDTDRDGAFDRCTVLREVATCVVVEIEALQVAAPERLRVGQRAEAHATLLLDDGGVLDVSALVRWRSSNPAVAAVDAFGEITPLAPGATTIEAQLGELASGPMALEVIARPPLERIEVQNVDCYHPARRTGRDEPSLGATPPSDRGLWAPACRKVVEIGGRLRFAAVGEYEDGSVEDLSEEVQWTVSPADLGSVTDGVFTGARAGAGELRARLGETTSEPSSVTVVSEPTLQAIYVYADGGIGLPFAEGAPPPGSSSDSDTLPCAGDGCTTVVTMLRGDLLTLRANGEYDTGAWRDLTEQVRWSSSAQAIVTVAANGLATAHAAGDASITASLDGITSSPLGVRVVEHATLQQIYVPQRRA, via the coding sequence GTGGCGGCCGCCCTGCTGCTGCTCGCCGGCTGCGGTGGCGGCAGCGGCGGACCCGCCGCCCCGGCGGCGGTCGTGACCGGGCTGCTCGTGGTGCAGGACGAGGTGGCGCGCCGCGACGCGCGGGCGCTCGGCACGCCGCCCGAGTCGTGGAGCGACGAGGGCGGCGGCGCGCGACGCCGCGCCGCGCTCGCGCACGCCGACTGGTCGATCGACGGCGGACCGACCGGCACGACCGCCGGCGACGGCACCTTCCAGATCGGCGGCCTCGCGCCCGGTCGTCACACGCTGCGCATCACGCGCTCGCTCGGCGGCGACCTGGTCACCGCCACGCTGCCGTTCTCGGTCGGCGAGCGCGGCACGGCGTCGGTGCTCGGCGAGATCGCCTGGGGGCGCGCGCGCACGACGTCGTGGTTCACGCGCGGCGGCCGCGAGGTCGAGGAGATCTTCGCACCGCACGACGTGCACGTCGTCCTCGAGGGCGGGCGCATCGTCGAGCTCGGTGACGGCACGCGCCTCTGGCAGGACACCGATCGCGACGGCGCGTTCGACCGCTGCACGGTGCTGCGCGAGGTCGCGACCTGCGTCGTGGTGGAGATCGAGGCGCTGCAGGTCGCGGCCCCCGAGCGGCTGCGCGTCGGACAGCGCGCCGAGGCGCACGCGACGCTGCTGCTCGACGACGGCGGCGTGCTCGACGTGAGCGCGCTCGTGCGCTGGCGCTCGTCGAACCCCGCTGTCGCCGCGGTCGACGCCTTCGGCGAGATCACGCCGCTCGCTCCCGGCGCGACGACGATCGAGGCGCAGCTCGGCGAGCTCGCGAGCGGTCCGATGGCGCTCGAGGTGATCGCGCGGCCTCCGCTCGAGCGCATCGAGGTGCAGAACGTCGACTGCTACCACCCGGCGCGGCGGACCGGACGCGACGAGCCCTCGCTCGGCGCGACGCCGCCCAGCGACCGGGGCCTCTGGGCGCCTGCGTGCCGCAAGGTCGTCGAGATCGGCGGCCGCCTGCGCTTCGCCGCCGTCGGCGAGTACGAGGACGGCTCGGTCGAGGACCTGAGCGAGGAGGTGCAGTGGACCGTCTCGCCCGCCGATCTCGGCAGCGTCACGGACGGCGTCTTCACCGGCGCGCGTGCGGGCGCGGGCGAGCTGCGCGCGCGCCTCGGCGAGACCACGAGCGAACCCTCCTCCGTGACCGTCGTCAGCGAGCCGACGCTGCAGGCGATCTACGTCTACGCCGACGGCGGCATCGGGCTGCCGTTCGCGGAGGGCGCTCCTCCGCCCGGCTCATCGAGCGACAGCGACACCCTGCCCTGCGCTGGCGATGGCTGCACCACCGTCGTCACCATGCTGCGCGGCGACCTGCTGACGCTGCGCGCGAACGGCGAGTACGACACCGGCGCGTGGCGCGATCTCACCGAGCAGGTGCGCTGGTCGAGCTCGGCGCAAGCGATCGTCACGGTCGCGGCGAACGGTCTCGCGACCGCGCACGCCGCCGGTGACGCGTCGATCACCGCGAGCCTCGACGGGATCACGAGCAGCCCGCTCGGCGTGCGTGTCGTCGAGCACGCGACGCTGCAGCAGATCTACGTTCCGCAGCGGCGAGCTTGA
- the yfbR gene encoding 5'-deoxynucleotidase gives MSHFFAYLSKMRFVKRWGLMRNTYVENLQEHSLQVALVAHALAVVRNTHFGGAVSPERVATLALFHDAGEVITGDIVSPIKHFNPKIRQAHAEIEEVARQRLWGMLPEALREAYAALLFPTDAERTEWELVHAADKLCAYLKCLEEIRAGNEDFAKAAQALARDVRALPQPEVAYFLEHFAPSFSMTLDELN, from the coding sequence ATGAGCCACTTCTTCGCCTACCTGTCGAAGATGCGCTTCGTGAAGCGCTGGGGGCTGATGCGCAACACCTACGTCGAGAACCTGCAGGAGCACAGCCTCCAGGTGGCGCTGGTGGCGCACGCCCTCGCCGTCGTCCGCAACACGCACTTCGGCGGCGCCGTGAGCCCCGAGCGGGTCGCGACGCTCGCGCTGTTCCACGACGCAGGCGAGGTCATCACGGGCGACATCGTGTCGCCGATCAAGCACTTCAACCCGAAGATCCGCCAGGCGCACGCCGAAATCGAGGAGGTTGCGCGGCAGCGGCTCTGGGGGATGCTGCCGGAGGCGCTGCGCGAGGCGTACGCGGCGCTGCTCTTCCCGACCGACGCGGAGCGAACCGAGTGGGAGCTCGTGCACGCGGCCGACAAGCTCTGCGCCTACCTCAAGTGCCTCGAGGAGATCCGCGCCGGCAACGAGGACTTCGCCAAGGCCGCGCAGGCGCTCGCGCGCGACGTGCGCGCGCTCCCGCAGCCCGAGGTGGCGTACTTCCTCGAGCACTTCGCGCCGAGCTTCTCGATGACGCTCGACGAGCTGAACTGA
- a CDS encoding XRE family transcriptional regulator: protein MKAALAAEIVRVIQTRRLSRVDAAKALGVGQARISNLINGRLGEVSIFRLLRHLMQLNHDVELRITPPRRRPGRLRVVRPSEN from the coding sequence ATCAAGGCCGCGCTTGCCGCGGAAATCGTCCGCGTGATCCAGACGAGACGGCTGTCGCGCGTCGACGCCGCGAAGGCGCTCGGCGTGGGTCAGGCGCGCATCTCGAACCTGATCAACGGCCGGCTCGGAGAGGTCTCGATCTTTCGCTTGCTGCGCCACCTGATGCAGCTCAACCACGACGTCGAGCTGCGCATCACGCCGCCCAGGCGGCGCCCCGGACGCCTGCGGGTCGTGCGTCCCAGCGAGAACTAG
- a CDS encoding zinc ribbon domain-containing protein: MMRAAATWGAAAQASHVVATSCPRCGAPLDFAEASNAVRCAHCGVVLLVTGRRQVLSYTVAPRIGRREARELVGGVRPVRAPATSHAEPRLLLVPYYRLTAEELSWQRQRIVTRRRSPLERLDHLGESLLDLASSAGVASEKRETIELVGRRIERSFLACEAGGVASWSLGVRTGVLRLELFRRDALDPTTTVLPPTLARDAALARALTPLRDVDLVHRDVLRATLSLIYFPLWVVETSARGMRGVTARVAVLDAVSGAIVARDLDPAALASAASASAPPDRVLGFRPLTCPNCGWDLPLRPEDVVFHCASCERTWELLGEELEQIASTVVTPPTATTRGEGRGARAVAAHAGAHRLPVWEVSAATRVVGRSVSRQGAFVDRGSRAELPQRLYAPAFRWRALKALCDLGARLSRRAPEIEDELSKAPPLVGCSLDRSDAVTLARLIALRLVTPHEVPSMRRDDLPTVELGAPRLRLLWLPFAGDAYSVREPFTGSALARRSVEELVARN, encoded by the coding sequence ATGATGCGCGCCGCCGCGACGTGGGGCGCAGCCGCGCAGGCGTCGCACGTCGTCGCGACGAGCTGTCCGCGCTGCGGCGCGCCGCTCGACTTCGCCGAGGCGAGCAACGCGGTGCGCTGCGCGCACTGCGGGGTCGTGCTGCTCGTCACCGGGCGGCGGCAGGTGCTGAGCTACACGGTCGCGCCGCGCATCGGCCGGCGCGAGGCGCGCGAGCTCGTGGGTGGCGTGCGTCCCGTGCGTGCGCCCGCGACGTCGCACGCGGAGCCGCGTCTGCTGCTCGTGCCGTACTACCGGCTCACGGCCGAGGAGCTCTCGTGGCAGCGCCAGCGGATCGTCACGCGCCGTCGTTCGCCGCTCGAGCGGCTCGATCACCTCGGCGAGAGCCTGCTCGACCTCGCGTCCTCAGCTGGCGTGGCCAGCGAGAAGCGCGAGACGATCGAGCTCGTCGGCCGCCGCATCGAGCGCAGCTTCCTCGCCTGCGAGGCGGGCGGCGTCGCGAGCTGGTCGCTGGGCGTGCGCACCGGTGTGCTGCGCCTCGAGCTCTTCCGGCGAGACGCGCTCGACCCGACCACCACCGTGCTGCCGCCGACGCTCGCGCGCGACGCCGCGCTCGCCCGCGCGCTGACGCCGCTGCGCGACGTCGACCTCGTGCACCGCGACGTCCTGCGCGCGACGCTGTCGCTGATCTACTTCCCGCTGTGGGTCGTCGAGACCTCGGCGCGCGGCATGCGAGGCGTGACCGCGCGTGTGGCTGTGCTCGACGCCGTGTCGGGCGCGATCGTCGCGCGCGACCTGGATCCCGCGGCGCTGGCCTCCGCGGCGTCGGCGAGCGCGCCGCCCGATCGCGTGCTCGGCTTCCGGCCGCTCACCTGCCCGAACTGCGGCTGGGATCTGCCGCTGCGTCCGGAGGACGTCGTCTTCCACTGCGCGTCGTGCGAGCGGACGTGGGAGCTCCTCGGCGAGGAGCTCGAGCAGATCGCGAGCACGGTGGTGACGCCGCCGACGGCGACGACGCGAGGCGAGGGGCGAGGTGCGCGCGCTGTCGCCGCGCATGCGGGCGCGCACCGTCTGCCGGTGTGGGAGGTCAGCGCCGCGACGCGCGTCGTCGGGCGTAGCGTTTCGCGGCAGGGCGCGTTCGTCGACCGTGGCAGTCGCGCGGAGCTGCCGCAGCGTCTCTACGCACCCGCGTTTCGCTGGCGCGCGCTGAAGGCGCTCTGCGACCTCGGCGCGCGTCTCTCGCGTCGCGCGCCGGAGATCGAGGACGAGCTCAGCAAGGCGCCGCCGCTCGTCGGCTGCTCGCTCGACCGCAGCGACGCCGTGACGCTCGCGCGGTTGATCGCGCTGCGACTCGTCACGCCGCACGAGGTGCCGTCGATGCGCCGTGACGACCTGCCGACGGTCGAGCTCGGCGCGCCGCGCCTGCGGCTCCTGTGGCTGCCGTTCGCGGGCGACGCGTACTCGGTGCGCGAGCCCTTCACCGGCAGCGCGCTCGCGCGCCGGTCGGTGGAGGAGCTGGTGGCGCGAAATTGA